A stretch of DNA from Odontesthes bonariensis isolate fOdoBon6 chromosome 5, fOdoBon6.hap1, whole genome shotgun sequence:
AAACTTGTGGATCAAttcctgctttttttcttttgaactgCTCAGAGATGAACTTTTAAATCCCACCTCTACAACTATCTACAtagctttgctttttttttttttaacatttcttttcGTTTGCTTCCATATTTGCACAGCACATGTACTGCATGTCATCTTTAGATTTGTTCTTAAGAAACATTTGATGTCCAAAGGAAGTGCACTTTTTGCTGTGACCATATAGGTGCAGGAAAAAGCCAAATGTAGCAATAAAAtatgctaaaaaaataaataaatattacccTCTTAGAACCTATTTTTTGTGTCATAGTTTCATGTCATCACACCTCGGTGTGTATCAGCATTACCGCGTCAACACAATGGATCAGAAATGGTTAAATGGCAGTGCAAAGGTCTAATGATTCAACCAATGGTACAGAACTAATTCAAGCATGTCACTTACTTCTATCAAACAACAGTGGAGTTTGTTTTATCACCATGTTCTCTTACCAGTATCAATACAGAGGGGTTCCAAACTTTTTTGCGCTTTGCACCGTTTCTGTGTGTAATGTCAGAATCGTCTGTCGTCCATTGTGAGCATTTGCAACTATTCTCTGTTTGGCTTCTGTATCGGAGTGAAAATGAAAGCTTGTGTAAAGACCGTaagaacagatgttgtatttgacagacatgaacagactTCTTTCTTCTGTAAGCTTTACAGTGAGTGGGGTGTCATTGGTATGTTTGACGGAGAGTTTCATTCAATTATAATCAAAGGCAAAAAGTTCCCTATTATGAGCTTGATTTTGTGAAgcattcttcttcctcttcgGCATCATGTCAACGTGGAGACAATTTGTAAAAATTGCATCATGAAATCTGAAGTCCCCAGTACAGTAGTCTCCTAAGCTGCACCAACTCCTATTGCTTTGGATAAACCCCCATCTGGGCCTTTAATAAATGATTATCCCCCAAATAATGCAGTTCTTACTGATATCAGAGGAAAActgagttttattttgacatATACTCAATCTGAAAGTTGGAAACATGTTAGCATTTATTACAGTAATTTACTCTTTTAGAGTGCAAACATATATGATAGTCTTCCAAAAAGCAATAATACTTGTGATATCTGATCTGTAGACCGTAATCATAATTGGAATTTATCTGCCACTGAACTCCAGTATTGCAACGATGAGGAGACTCCTTGGCGACTCTCTAATGGACAACACTCTGTGCTTTCTAAAACATGATTTGGGCTTTTCACACTGCACGTTTGTATCCCAAGGTTTCCCTCTGCAGGCAGAACTCCAGAGGGGAACATCCAGCTCAGGGATGTGGATACAGATACTTTTAACAACTGAAATCAAAAGATGTTAAATGTTGTATCTCTTTTCTTTATCTGCTGATGATGAAATCTGAAAAGATTTCTTCTGCACTCATCTAAAGCTGCAGCGAAGTGAAGTTAGTTTGCTTTGTGCATTATGATACCAGATGAAGACAGTGACTTAAATCCTACTTTGGTCCCATTTTTCCAAAGAAACCTTGGTGGACCGAGATACCCAAGATAAATAATGAAATGTCCGTAAAAGGAAACATTTTAGAACTACTTTGAACTAATCTAATCTGAATCTGAAGACACTTTTCCATAGATCAGTTCTTTCACCTTTCACAGACTGATGATTTCAGACCCGTCAATCTGTTCACACCAGTTAAAATTATCATCACTATTGTCACTGTCACAAATCCCACAAGAAAAGCTAAAACATCAATAACTCGATCTCACTGGCATACATTTGCTCAGCAGCCACAGCCTTCCAGCTTATTTTCCGGCCCTGTCTGTGAACGCCACTGGATGATGTTTTCTTAAGTTCTGCTTTATCTTGTATTTGTTACATACTGTGAGAAACGGTTTACAAAGGTTCAGCATGGATTTTTGGGTTTGCGGACCACAGGGATCTGATGCTGAGCTCATTGTAGGATCTTGTTTAGTCACCTGGGTTACAGGAAGTGCAGTGTGAAAAGAGCTCTGTGTTTTTGCCAGCTTTGATTGAGGGTGTTGGGAGTTGTAACTCAGGGGATCAAAGAAAGCAAGCTGTGGCTTTATTATGGCGAGTATTCATACTCCTCCGCACTACGTCGTCCAAAGTCCATCCAGCCGAGGTAATCTCTGTCCTTTATCCTGTGGCTCGGGCCTACGGCTCTGCTGGTGAGAGAGCTTCTGGTCTGAATGGGAAACCCTAGAAAAGTGGACATGGGATCATGGGATGAGGAAAATTTGGCAGAGCAATATTTTCTACCCGACTGTATTCAGTTAACACTGGTCTATAATTCCAGAATTAGATAGTCGAAGTAACTCCTGCTGGcttgttctgtttttatttctgactTTATGTGCTCTGGAAGACCAGTGAGCTCAGTAGGTCTCCCACTGACACAATGATGACTTGAGAGAGAAGCAGAGATGCATGGTGACAGAGGAAGTAGAGAGAGGTCAGGAAGTAGGGAGACGAGTGAGGGAAAGATGGAGTGGGCAGGCTGGTGGATGGAATCTGAGGAAGCAGAACTGGAAGAGACAGGGAGGAGGCATGGACGGAGAGCGGAAGAAGCGAGAGGGAGGTGGGAAATGCCAGATGGTGGGACGCAAACACAGCATGAATGACGGCAGTCGACAGGAGGATAGGTgtaaggaagagagaaaaaaaacaagcccaGCAGAATGATGTGAGTGTATTGAGGTGACTAAAGGGAAAGACGTTGGCCCCAATTTCTCTCTTGGTCCATCTCCTGTCTTCAGTCTGCATTCATATTTCTGACCACTCACCTTTGCTGGAGATGAGTCTGGTCAGCAGCTTGCTCAGGCTGTTCAGAGCCTCTGTGTCCTCTTGGGGCTGGTTGTAGTGGACGAAGTGTCCTGAGGGGGGTGCTGGAGCTGAGCGGGCCTGGCGCATGTGGTTGGGTGAGGGGTCAGATAGACTTTCTGTCATATGAGCCATACTCTCAGCTCTCTGGGATGGTAAAGAAAGACATTTTAATAGAATCATACCTGACTTTAATACAGGATCCCTCAGTCTATGTGATTCCACCTAAATGCAAAGAGAGTGTGTTTATGTAGCACTTGActaatgttaaaaaaataataataattttgcaaatgagctgaaagatttaaaaaaaaaaatgtcttgctGTAAATCTGTGTGTCTTACCATGGGCTGTGAAGGTGAACTTAGGGAGCCGCTGGACAAAGCCGCCAGGATAACACACAGGCGGATACCTACACTCATAACTGGacagatagagagagagaaagaaaacaaagtttgACCCAATCCACTGcaatttgtcttcttttgttgcCTCCCTTCAGCTTGTTGagcgggagaaaaaaaaataaatcagctcAAATGGGTTTAGCTGAAAGCGGCAATAAATCTTTTTACAGTCATTGAAGAACAGCAGTGGAGGAAGAGATTAACCTTTGATGGTTCTGCTGGAACCTGCGGCAAACATCATTTCATCCTTTTTACACGCTCCCTCGCTCTGTCACAGACTGATGGAACAGTTTCGCTTTGTGTGGCTTGGATATGATGAGGACACATAGCTGGCAACACAGCAGAATCCCAAAGGAAACACACTAATTATCTCAAAATCTTAATTTTGCTCCGTGCCTTACTATTTGAACAGGGCTCAGATTGTATTAACATGCTCACACGGGGTAAATAAATtatatttgtttttcctcccccccccccccccccccccccccaattagCTCGCTCATGTAAAGGGCTCAAAGcaaaattacattaaaaaaaatcaaataacgggGAGATGATATATTTTCTAAGCTCTCATAATATGATTAGAATATCATGTGTTTTTgacataataatatattttctcTACGAAATGTAGGTCGGTGTTCTGAAATAATAGAATGTGACATCCGTATGACTGTTTCACTGATTGTTCAATGCTGTATCATTCAGTAGTTGTGAATGATGCTTCATACCAGAACTTTTTTTTCAGCGCAAAACGTCCAATTTTAGCCAACAACACCAGTTGCTCAGAGGCTTTCATTCTCCAGTAACTGAAACATTTGGCCATCTCAGTGGTTATATTACAGCAGCGCTCTCTTATTCACTCAGTTAGTGAACGCATTTACTCACTGGAAGGTTTTcgttccccttttttttctttttttttttctctttttttactaACTGTTGAGCTGGTACACTTGAGAAAAACATATAAACTGGAAAATTTTGATGATATGGTGCAGAAGTGTCACAGCATCAGCCTTTACgttcagtttgaaacactttctTCGATCACCTAATCATCATTTTAGCTCTTAATATGCTGAAAGAGATTTCTGCAGTGCAGTTTAACAGCTCAAAGCTTTTTCTACTTGGTGTTAACTGGGCATGATTATTTCAAACATTACCAAAGCTCTTTGGTACACTATAGCACATTGACATGAATCTGTTCCCCTCTTTAGTTTTAAACCAAACCATAGAGATCCAAGTTGAGAAGTTGAGAATTGATTTTTATCACTGTAACTTAATACATCAGTCCATTTGAATACTTTTGTTTAAACTAGCTCAGTGGTGGTGTAAATAGTCATTCTTTTGATGCTAATATAATTCCTGATTGCAGCTGGTCATTGTCTCTCACTCATTATTCAGTGGGCTGGTAATGATGTGGTACTGTGTGTGAAAGCCTCTCCTCTCCTCAACTCCCCAACACTCATTGGGaatttttgtctcttttatcAGTAGAGCCCTTGTCTTTATCTTCGTAATGGATATGTATATCAATATCACATAATGTAAATGCAATGCACAAACAGACAGAATTTTAGCTCCAGTTGGAGGTTAAGAGCAAATATCATTGTTTAAACACTCAGAAAGTAGGATGTTTTTGCCCTTGGGCAATCCTCAAAATTCTCTTTCTGGTGTAGATTTGACTATGTTTTATTATCTtgttattttcattaaaaatattCTGTTTATCAACCTGTTTCAATGTTCTGACAGGCGTCATGATAAtttattggttttatttttaaacaatttGGAGAAACAAGCCCATTTTAGGAATGACACCTGTCCACTgaaaatttcacatcaaacataCAGCTGCTGGATTTAGGCTCTCACAAATCTCATGAAAAATCAAAAAGATTATTCAGGGGAAATAAATAAGAATGAAGCCAGCCAAACAACAGAAATTTGAAATCAAGTGAAAAGAAAGAATTCCCTCTACTCCCACCTGAGAAGCATTTTTGTTTTAAGAGTTTGTGGTCGGTGTGTAATTACACAgttgcaacaaaaaaagaaatagaagaaaacaacaacaaaaaatgcatAACAATAAGTAAGTACACAAGCTGCAATGCATTTCTTCTGTCCTTACCTGCAGTTACTGGCAGAGACCAGGACAGGATGCTCTGAAGATGCTGAGCTTTGCGTCAACGTAGTGGCTGTGACAGaatgagagagagaggggggagcaATATTTAATACCGCCAGAGAGGAAATGGGAGGGGCCTATATTGGTGGGAGGCACCTACTGTTGGCGCAGAAACTGCAAGCAATGACGCCACTGAAGACGCAAACATGCGTGTTCACATGCTAAGGATGCAcagatgacacacacacacacacacacacacacacacacacacacacacacacacacacacacacacacacacacacacacacacacacacatcaacctAGAGGAGGAAACAGCTTTAATTGTGATGCCAGCATCTCACACACCTGGGTgagaaacaacacacacacacacatacagtgtgATGGATTGAATAAGTGGCATCCCATGCAGAGAAGCTGAAAGTCTCTTTAAAGTGAAGTACAATGCGTTGGTGTAGTCTGGGTGCAACTTGCATTTCATTTGTATTTGTGTCTTGAAAGTCTGTGAAGGGATTTGCAACTTAATCACTAAAGAAATCAATCAAATTGTCACTGGTGGTTGTGAGTGTGTAACATGAGGGATCTCTATCCTCTCTTTCTTTGGCAGCGATTTTAATGTTTTCCTTCACATCTGGACTGCAGTACATTATTACAGTGACAGCTGTAACATAAGCCACAATGATTTTCTAACCATAACCATGTAGGTTTTAACAACTTACTCTAACCAGGCAGTTTTGCGATGTGCAAAACAGCGGCTTTTAACTTGAGGGTGGGGTATTTGGCTCCACCAGCCAAACCCTCTGAACTCCAAATGTGGGATTTTCAGCATGAGAAAGCAGCAAAAATCCTGcctgtgaaaataaatcaatagatTGAGTTTTCATAACTATTTCAtattctgtgagactgggtttgAAACACAGATCCAGAAAGTATTAAGTAGTAAGGTTCTGATTCACATACGAAATATTTTTAAGTCTAATAGGGAGGAAAGAAAGGCTGAACTcattattaaaatatatatatatatatatatatattgtaatgAGAGGATGAATGGAGTGAAAAGAGGCTGATGGGCACATTTTATTGAGCTGCACACTGGAAATTCAACAAGAAGTGGCCATAAAGCAACTAGCTTGTAAAAGGTACATTAAAGCTGTAATATTGTAGCTGTGAACACACTGTTCAAGCTGAAGCATCAATTCACAAATGATCGATTTCTTCATCAATTAGCATGATGTTTTTATGGTAATAGCTTAGCCATAAAAAACATATGACCAATAAATTAATGGATACATCAAACGTTTATTTTctctgtgagagaaaaaaaatgtttaagccCACAATTATTCAGTCCTCCCTCAGTGTGTCTCCATTATTTCTCTGACGCACATTGATTTACCTGCAGGgtttgttgaaaatgtttcctgtccTTCATTTGTTGAGCTACTGTGGCAGTTACAGGGAGGTTTTGAAGAATTTCTGACAAACCTTCATCCCACCTCAATCCCAGTAGCTCATAGCCTACAAGTTTAACTTCCTGGGGCGATTCTGAAGAGAGAGAATAAAGTAGTGAAAGGTGAGATTGTCATGAGATGAAAAACTTGTCACGCCAAAGGCATGTGGAGCTGCACCTCTGGACTTCCTATGGACAGAACACTGTTATCATCTGCTGTTAAATTTTTAAGGGGTAGGCATCCATACACTGTCACTTCCACTTCTGTAATGTCTAATACTAactcatgcacaaacacaaaacCAGCTTTTTGAATACCTTCAAACCACCTCTATAACTTGATTTAGGGCCTACCTACTGCACACAGTTAGGAAGAACGGACACACTGTTATCTATTGATTGTTCAAAGACACATCTTCACATTTCTAGTTTACCTTTTTCCTCCAACAGCCTGAAGCCTTAATTTTTCTAAATCTAATTCCTTGTGTCTGCATTTGGGCAAACAGACAACTGACTTGAAGCCATCTAATCCACTCTCCTCCCACAGGATTttagaagtagaagaagaagtaaagcTGTGAGCCTCATTAGACCGGTCCTGGCTTTTATTTGGGGTTGAAAAGATGTGAATTATAAAGTGGGAAACACAAACAgctatgtaaatgtaaaaaagtgCCTTCTGCTCTAAGTTATGCTCCCTGTGCAATGAAGCTCAATCTGCTTTTACCGGAATCTGTATGAGGGCTACAGGATCCTATGAATGATCGTCACTTCTTCTTTATTTTACATGTTTATTTACAAATTCCCTTTGGCAGATGTTTGGCAGATGTTCAGAGCCACATACATTTTTCCTCTTGTGCATGCTGGCAGTTGAGTGAGTATGTTTTGTACACCCACTACAGTTGGAGCGATTATTAGAAGGTGCATATTCATATTTGTACAAACCATATACTACATGTCTGCATTCCTTGAGTATTAAGTTCAGTTTCAATCTGGAGATCTACTAAAAAAacatattattaaaaaaatatataaaactaTACAGATTTTATACAATATTGATACATAAATGGTGTGAGCAGAAAGccggttttgtcttgttttctggTTTTGATAAAATTCCGAAATTAGAAAAGTCATTCACATCTCTCCACTATCAACGGTTTTCGAGAGCATTTCACAGACTGCCACTGTCACAACAAGGGCTTTGCCACTTTGTTCAGGCAGGCTGAAATATTTGCATTGGAAAAGACTTTTGGAGTTTTTGACCACAAGCCTTTGAATATAACTTTTTGTAAAAAGCCTGAAACAAGCTCGGGGCGAAAGGACAACTGGGATACATTCTGGTTGGTCtataaaatagataaaaaagaaAGCTCTGTTCCTTGCTGCGCCTGAAATCTTTGCTGGGACCTTTAAGGCTTGTCGGCAGAGAGATCAAATCTATTTAGGTGGAGCACATAACTGAGATTTAATATATtgccagctgctgctgctgctgagaggACACTCAGCTTACCTGCTGGGCATCAGTCTCACCCGGTAGGGAGTTGGAGTTTTTCTGCTTTGAACCGAACCTGAAGGACTGGCTGCTGAAAAGGACCGCAGCTTGACTTCAACAGGTATTTGTTGCCTTTAGTTTGATGCTGTGGCTCTTCTCAGGAGCTGTGTATGTGAGGCTCCCTGTGCTGCTGTTGGCTTGTGTTGTTCGTGCTGCTAACGGTCTGACGATGTCAGGTGAATGAAGGTAAATTTTCTCTTGGTGCTTGTTCAGGTTATTTATAATGCTGATTTATGCAGTGGTGAGATATGACCTGTATTTG
This window harbors:
- the ccka gene encoding cholecystokinin; this encodes MSVGIRLCVILAALSSGSLSSPSQPMRAESMAHMTESLSDPSPNHMRQARSAPAPPSGHFVHYNQPQEDTEALNSLSKLLTRLISSKGFPIQTRSSLTSRAVGPSHRIKDRDYLGWMDFGRRSAEEYEYSP